In the Theobroma cacao cultivar B97-61/B2 chromosome 1, Criollo_cocoa_genome_V2, whole genome shotgun sequence genome, one interval contains:
- the LOC18614293 gene encoding AT-hook motif nuclear-localized protein 1, whose product MESNSGVTVIGAEAPSAYHMAPRTENANQIGGGSTTVDASPVSVGLTGSTEKKKRGRPRKYGPDGTIARALSPMPISTSVPPGGGEFSSGGKRGRGRGSGYQIKHQKGTEMENLGEWAATSVGTNFTPHVITVNAGEDVTMKVISFSQQGPRAICILSANGVISNVTLRQPDSSGGTLTYEGRFEILSLSGSFMPTETQGARSRSGGMSVSLASPDGRVVGGGVAGLLVAASPVQVVVGSFLPSNQHEQKPKKPKNESVPATIAPNSTIVAEPASNAEKEDGISGLSQQNTSALKPNLTNPAFRRENWATMQEPRNSPTDINISLPAG is encoded by the exons ATGGAGTCAAATTCAGGAGTTACAGTGATAGGAGCAGAAGCTCCATCAGCTTATCACATGGCACCAAGGACAGAGAATGCTAACCAGATTGGTGGTGGCTCAACGACAGTGGACGCCTCGCCAGTTAGTGTAGGATTGACTGGAAGTAcggaaaagaagaagagaggtAGGCCTAGGAAATATGGACCAGATGGGACAATTGCCAGGGCATTGTCGCCAATGCCTATTTCCACATCTGTCCCGCCCGGAGGAGGTGAGTTCTCTAGTGGAGGAAAGCGGGGAAGAGGGCGAGGCAGTGGTTACCAGATTAAGCATCAGAAGGGAACGGAAATGGAGAATTTAG GCGAGTGGGCTGCTACTTCCGTTGGAACAAATTTTACGCCACATGTCATCACTGTCAATGCTGGTGAG GATGTAACGATGAAGGTGATATCATTTTCTCAACAAGGACCAAGAGCTATTTGCATTCTATCTGCTAATGGAGTAATTTCAAATGTTACACTCCGTCAGCCTGATTCTTCTGGGGGTACTCTGACATATGAG GGTCGCTTTGAAATACTTTCCTTGTCTGGATCCTTCATGCCAACAGAAACTCAAGGAGCAAGAAGCCGCTCTGGTGGGATGAGCGTGTCTTTGGCAAGCCCTGATGGCCGTGTTGTAGGGGGAGGAGTTGCTGGGCTTCTGGTAGCTGCCAGTCCTGTACAG GTTGTGGTAGGCAGCTTTTTACCGAGCAACCAGCATGAGCAAAAGCCCAAGAAGCCGAAAAATGAGTCCGTACCAGCTACCATCGCACCTAACTCAACTATAGTTGCTGAACCTGCTTCAAATGCAGAAAAAGAGGATGGCATAAGTGGACTTTCACAACAAAATACAAGTGCCCTGAAACCGAACCTTACGAACCCGGCCTTCCGAAGAGAAAATTGGGCCACCATGCAGGAGCCAAGAAATTCACCAACTGATATCAACATTTCTTTACCCGCAggttaa